In Deltaproteobacteria bacterium, one DNA window encodes the following:
- a CDS encoding ribonuclease H-like domain-containing protein, whose amino-acid sequence MANGNPHYFVQHLPVNQYWRLFTHFRDTIAYLDTETTGLENWCNEITTIALYDGQTVDTYVKGRNLNDFVHDIQRFKIIVTYNGRCFDVPFIERYFRIKLDQVHIDLRFVLKSLGYSGGLKGCERQLEIDRGELSDVDGFYAVVLRETYKSTGHQKSLEMLFVLPPSEMF is encoded by the coding sequence TTGGCCAACGGGAATCCCCACTACTTTGTCCAGCACCTTCCAGTCAATCAGTACTGGCGATTATTCACCCATTTCCGGGATACCATTGCCTATCTTGATACCGAGACCACGGGTTTGGAAAATTGGTGTAATGAGATAACGACCATAGCTTTATATGACGGTCAGACAGTCGATACCTATGTCAAGGGTCGGAATCTTAATGATTTTGTTCATGATATTCAACGGTTTAAAATCATAGTGACCTACAACGGTCGGTGCTTCGATGTCCCTTTTATTGAGCGATATTTCCGGATTAAGCTTGATCAAGTCCATATTGACCTCAGATTTGTTTTAAAAAGTCTTGGATATTCCGGTGGTTTGAAAGGATGCGAAAGACAACTGGAGATTGATCGGGGAGAATTATCCGATGTGGACGGGTTTTACGCAGTGGTCTTACGGGAAACATACAAGAGCACCGGTCACCAGAAATCCTTGGAGATGCTTTTCGTGTTACCTCCCAGTGAAATGTTTTAA